One genomic segment of Candidatus Rokuibacteriota bacterium includes these proteins:
- a CDS encoding AbrB/MazE/SpoVT family DNA-binding domain-containing protein codes for MKTTVSEKGQVTIPKPLRDRLGIRPGHVLDFREERGRLVATKATPEDPVESVYGILKLGRPTNQVITSLRGAADVV; via the coding sequence ATGAAAACGACCGTTTCGGAAAAAGGTCAGGTCACGATCCCGAAGCCGCTGCGCGACCGTCTTGGGATCCGTCCGGGGCACGTCCTGGACTTCCGGGAGGAGCGGGGGCGCCTGGTGGCCACCAAAGCGACGCCGGAAGACCCGGTGGAGAGCGTGTACGGGATTCTTAAGCTCGGACGTCCAACGAACCAGGTCATCACCTCTCTGCGCGGCGCCGCGGACGTGGTGTGA